A single region of the Nocardioides sp. W7 genome encodes:
- a CDS encoding ribose-phosphate diphosphokinase: MKKTTEKNLMVFSGRAHPALSEEVATLLGTELVPTSAYEFANSEIYVRYEESVRGCDAFVIQSHTAPINEWIMEHLIMVDALKRASAKRITVVMPFYGYARQDKKHRGREPISARLMADLFKTAGADRLITVDLHADQIQGYFDGPVDHLMALPILTEYVREKYGREQLCVVSPDAGRIKVAERWSAKLGGVPLAFIHKTRRTDRPNETVANRVVGEVAGKMCVLTDDMIDTGGTIVKAAEALMEEGAAGVIIAATHAILSDPAVDRLKNCSAVEVIVTDTLPITADRHFDKLTVLSIAPLVARAIREVFEDGSITSMFDGHA; encoded by the coding sequence ATGAAGAAGACCACCGAGAAGAACCTGATGGTCTTCAGCGGCCGGGCGCACCCGGCCCTGTCGGAGGAGGTGGCGACGCTCCTCGGCACCGAGCTGGTGCCGACGTCGGCGTACGAGTTCGCGAACTCCGAGATCTACGTCCGCTACGAGGAGTCGGTCCGCGGCTGCGACGCCTTCGTGATCCAGAGCCACACGGCTCCGATCAACGAGTGGATCATGGAGCACCTGATCATGGTCGACGCCCTGAAGCGGGCCAGCGCCAAGCGGATCACCGTGGTCATGCCGTTCTACGGCTACGCCCGCCAGGACAAGAAGCACCGCGGCCGCGAGCCGATCTCGGCCCGGCTGATGGCCGACCTGTTCAAGACCGCCGGGGCCGACCGGCTGATCACCGTCGACCTGCACGCCGACCAGATCCAGGGCTACTTCGACGGCCCGGTCGACCACCTGATGGCGCTGCCGATCCTCACCGAGTACGTCCGGGAGAAGTACGGCCGCGAGCAGCTCTGCGTGGTCTCGCCCGACGCCGGCCGGATCAAGGTCGCCGAGCGCTGGTCGGCCAAGCTCGGCGGCGTACCGCTGGCCTTCATCCACAAGACCCGCCGCACCGACCGCCCGAACGAGACGGTCGCGAACCGGGTCGTCGGCGAGGTCGCCGGCAAGATGTGCGTGCTCACCGACGACATGATCGACACCGGCGGGACGATCGTGAAGGCCGCCGAGGCGCTGATGGAGGAGGGAGCTGCGGGCGTGATCATCGCCGCGACCCACGCGATCCTCTCCGACCCGGCCGTCGACCGCCTGAAGAACTGCTCCGCGGTCGAGGTCATCGTCACCGACACCCTGCCGATCACGGCGGACCGGCACTTCGACAAGCTGACCGTTCTCTCGATCGCGCCCCTGGTGGCTCGCGCGATCCGCGAGGTCTTCGAGGACGGCTCGATCACCTCCATGTTCGACGGTCACGCCTGA
- a CDS encoding ABC transporter ATP-binding protein — MTAVEARDLRRTFHTSTGVLRRSVKETEAVRGVSFAIEPGELFGLLGPNGAGKTTTIKMLITLLLPTSGSASVLGHDVVRDVREVRRRIGYVFGGDRGLYERLSGIDNLRYFSELYGVAPREQRTRIAELLELVGLTGRERERVEGYSRGMRQRLHIARGLLHDPDVIFLDEPSIGIDPVGARDLRATIASLTAVGKTVLLTTHYMFEADELCDRIAVIRSGEIVAEGTPAQLKQRVNGHRVLEVETYGAPPEAVERLGTLAGVRHVAVEDRGQQQVLLLQVAPDAEITQAVLARLGDVRVGRVTAREPTLEDAYVELVTG, encoded by the coding sequence GTGACCGCTGTCGAGGCTCGGGACCTGCGCCGCACCTTCCACACGTCCACCGGCGTCCTGCGGCGCAGCGTCAAGGAGACCGAGGCCGTCCGGGGCGTGAGCTTCGCGATCGAGCCCGGGGAGCTGTTCGGCCTGCTCGGGCCCAACGGCGCGGGCAAGACGACCACGATCAAGATGCTCATTACCCTGCTGCTGCCGACCTCGGGGTCGGCGAGCGTGCTGGGGCACGACGTGGTCCGCGACGTCCGCGAGGTGCGCCGCCGGATCGGCTATGTCTTCGGCGGCGACCGCGGGCTCTACGAGCGGCTCTCCGGCATCGACAACCTCCGCTACTTCTCCGAGCTGTACGGCGTCGCGCCCCGCGAGCAGCGCACCCGGATCGCCGAGCTGCTCGAGCTCGTCGGGCTGACCGGCCGCGAGCGCGAGCGGGTCGAGGGCTACTCCCGCGGCATGCGCCAGCGCCTGCACATCGCTCGCGGGCTGTTGCACGACCCGGACGTGATCTTCCTCGACGAGCCCTCGATCGGCATCGACCCCGTCGGCGCCCGAGACCTCCGCGCGACCATTGCGTCGCTGACCGCGGTCGGCAAGACCGTGCTGCTGACGACGCACTACATGTTCGAGGCCGACGAGCTCTGCGACCGGATCGCGGTCATCCGCTCAGGTGAGATCGTGGCCGAGGGCACCCCGGCCCAGCTCAAGCAGCGGGTCAACGGGCACCGCGTGCTCGAGGTCGAGACGTACGGCGCCCCGCCCGAGGCCGTCGAGCGCCTCGGCACCCTCGCCGGGGTCCGCCACGTGGCCGTCGAGGATCGCGGCCAGCAGCAGGTGCTGCTCCTCCAGGTCGCCCCGGACGCCGAGATCACCCAGGCGGTGCTGGCCCGGCTGGGCGACGTCCGGGTCGGCCGGGTCACGGCGCGCGAACCCACCCTCGAGGACGCCTACGTCGAGCTGGTCACCGGATGA
- a CDS encoding ABC transporter permease yields the protein MNALLHQQWTCYRLQLKVLSTSAFEGFLAVLFPLMFATSALLVYRVQDDPDAMQYAGLGAAIMGMWTCQGVVASSLLTRERWAGTLELVVAAPVAIARVIVPVTLAMSTIGLYSVVATIVWMRWVFDLRLHIESWPLFLVSVLATALTVALVGFFLAVTAVRFRYSWALGAALEYPGWILCGFLVPVTLLPVWIQPLSWVIPTTWGMAAIRSAADGGSPWGDLALCAATGAAYAVLAAWLGGRLVDSARRHATLALT from the coding sequence ATGAACGCCCTGCTGCACCAGCAGTGGACCTGCTACCGGTTGCAGCTGAAGGTGCTCTCCACGTCGGCCTTCGAGGGCTTCCTGGCGGTGCTGTTCCCGCTGATGTTCGCCACCTCCGCGCTGCTGGTCTACCGGGTCCAGGACGACCCCGACGCCATGCAGTACGCCGGCCTCGGCGCCGCGATCATGGGCATGTGGACCTGCCAGGGGGTGGTCGCGTCCTCGCTGCTGACCCGGGAGCGCTGGGCCGGCACGCTTGAGCTGGTCGTCGCGGCACCGGTCGCCATCGCGCGGGTCATCGTCCCGGTCACCCTGGCCATGTCGACGATCGGCCTCTACAGCGTGGTCGCCACCATCGTGTGGATGCGCTGGGTCTTCGACCTGCGCCTGCACATCGAGAGCTGGCCGCTGTTCCTGGTCTCGGTGCTCGCCACCGCGCTCACGGTCGCCCTGGTCGGCTTCTTCCTCGCCGTCACCGCGGTCCGGTTCCGCTACTCGTGGGCACTCGGGGCGGCGCTGGAGTACCCCGGCTGGATCCTCTGCGGCTTCCTCGTCCCGGTGACGTTGCTCCCCGTGTGGATCCAGCCGCTGTCGTGGGTGATCCCCACGACCTGGGGGATGGCCGCGATCCGGTCGGCGGCCGACGGCGGCAGCCCGTGGGGTGACCTGGCGCTCTGCGCGGCCACCGGCGCGGCGTACGCCGTCCTGGCCGCCTGGCTCGGCGGCCGCCTGGTCGACTCCGCCCGCCGCCACGCCACCCTGGCGCTGACGTGA
- a CDS encoding ABC transporter permease, translating into MTSLRIFFVGGLMSYRAMFGWLTPGVLIPSLLISPICQILLFAFIGRSAGVGDDEFYVIGNALNYAAIPCLFAMSATIEGERQASTLSIVLTTPARRLPLFLGRALPVVVNGWCVAMVGVLAGVLLLDVHIPGAAWPAILLVVVATSVSCTGLGLAMGAVCLRVREAATFGNVIFCVLLVFSGVNVAQDDLPGWMAAVGDWLPLTHGIQAARQLADGAALGSVADLVLTELAIGAVYAVLGLVLLRFLEQQSRRLDTLTRV; encoded by the coding sequence GTGACCTCGCTGCGGATCTTCTTCGTCGGCGGGCTGATGAGCTACCGCGCGATGTTCGGGTGGCTCACGCCCGGCGTCCTCATCCCGTCGCTGCTGATCTCGCCGATCTGCCAGATCCTGCTGTTCGCCTTCATCGGCCGCAGCGCCGGCGTGGGCGACGACGAGTTCTACGTCATCGGCAACGCGCTCAACTACGCCGCGATCCCGTGCCTGTTCGCGATGTCCGCGACGATCGAGGGGGAGCGGCAGGCGAGCACGCTCAGCATCGTGCTCACGACGCCCGCGCGCCGGCTCCCGCTGTTCCTGGGCCGGGCCCTGCCGGTGGTCGTGAACGGCTGGTGCGTCGCGATGGTCGGGGTCCTCGCCGGAGTACTCCTGCTCGACGTGCACATCCCGGGTGCCGCCTGGCCGGCGATCCTGCTGGTGGTGGTCGCGACGTCGGTGTCCTGCACCGGCCTGGGCCTGGCGATGGGCGCGGTCTGCCTCCGGGTCCGGGAGGCGGCGACGTTCGGCAACGTGATCTTCTGCGTGCTGCTGGTCTTCTCCGGGGTCAACGTCGCCCAGGACGACCTGCCCGGCTGGATGGCCGCAGTGGGCGACTGGCTCCCGCTCACCCACGGCATCCAGGCCGCGCGGCAGCTCGCCGACGGGGCCGCGCTCGGCTCGGTGGCCGACCTGGTCCTGACCGAGCTCGCGATCGGGGCGGTGTACGCCGTCCTCGGCCTCGTGCTGCTGCGCTTCCTGGAGCAGCAGAGCCGGCGGTTGGACACCCTCACGCGGGTCTGA
- a CDS encoding 50S ribosomal protein L25/general stress protein Ctc, producing the protein MSEKITAETRTEFGKGAARRIRRDNKIPAVIYGHGNDPIHLTLPGHATMMALKHLGANALLELDVDGGTQLALTKQVQVDPIRRVIEHIDFVAVVKGEKVTVQVPVHIIGEAGPDTLVVTDTTEIELEAEATHIPEFIEVSIAGLAAGTQIHASDLTLPSGSTLLLDADTLIVNITEQISAAALESELEEAEAEAGIEREESDEAAAAAPAEGEAASTEE; encoded by the coding sequence ATGTCTGAGAAGATCACCGCCGAGACCCGGACCGAGTTCGGCAAGGGTGCCGCCCGCCGGATCCGTCGCGACAACAAGATCCCGGCCGTCATCTACGGGCACGGCAACGACCCGATCCACCTGACCCTGCCGGGCCACGCCACGATGATGGCGCTCAAGCACCTCGGCGCCAACGCGCTGCTGGAGCTCGACGTCGACGGTGGCACCCAGCTCGCGCTGACCAAGCAGGTCCAGGTCGACCCGATCCGCCGGGTCATCGAGCACATCGACTTCGTCGCCGTGGTCAAGGGCGAGAAGGTCACCGTGCAGGTGCCCGTGCACATCATCGGCGAGGCCGGCCCGGACACGCTCGTGGTCACCGACACCACCGAGATCGAGCTCGAGGCCGAGGCGACCCACATCCCCGAGTTCATCGAGGTCTCGATCGCGGGCCTGGCCGCCGGCACCCAGATCCACGCCTCCGACCTGACCCTGCCGTCGGGCTCGACGCTGCTGCTCGACGCCGACACGCTCATCGTCAACATCACCGAGCAGATCAGCGCCGCGGCCCTCGAGTCCGAGCTGGAGGAGGCCGAGGCCGAGGCCGGCATCGAGCGCGAGGAGTCCGACGAGGCTGCCGCCGCTGCGCCCGCCGAGGGCGAGGCCGCTTCCACCGAGGAGTGA
- the pth gene encoding aminoacyl-tRNA hydrolase gives MTDSSTPVWLVVGLGNPGPAYAGHRHNIGYLVNDELASRMRATFRAHKTGRADVVEGRFGAPGLPGPRVVLARPRSYMNEVGGSVKALASFYKVPPERIVAIHDELDIPFDTMRVKLGGGDNGHNGLKSMRSSLGTGDFHRVRVGIGRPPGRQDVADFVLSNYSSTERKVVPFTVDTAADAVECLVTEGLERTQQKFNS, from the coding sequence GTGACCGACTCCAGCACGCCCGTGTGGCTGGTCGTCGGGCTCGGCAATCCCGGGCCTGCGTACGCCGGTCACCGTCACAACATCGGCTACCTCGTCAACGACGAGCTCGCCAGCCGGATGCGCGCGACCTTCCGCGCGCACAAGACCGGCCGCGCCGACGTGGTCGAGGGCCGGTTCGGCGCGCCCGGACTGCCGGGCCCGCGCGTCGTACTCGCCCGTCCGCGCTCGTACATGAACGAGGTCGGCGGGTCGGTCAAGGCGCTCGCCTCCTTCTACAAGGTGCCGCCGGAGCGGATCGTCGCGATCCACGACGAGCTCGACATCCCGTTCGACACGATGCGGGTCAAGCTCGGCGGCGGCGACAACGGCCACAACGGCCTGAAGTCGATGCGCTCCTCCCTCGGCACCGGTGACTTCCACCGGGTCCGGGTCGGCATCGGCCGGCCGCCGGGCCGCCAGGACGTGGCCGACTTCGTGCTGTCGAACTACTCCAGCACCGAACGCAAGGTCGTGCCGTTCACGGTTGACACCGCCGCCGACGCCGTCGAGTGCCTGGTCACCGAGGGCCTCGAGCGCACCCAGCAGAAATTCAACTCCTGA
- a CDS encoding 3'(2'),5'-bisphosphate nucleotidase CysQ encodes MTFEPGTPPDAAAHDDHVLAAWLAEVAGRRLLEVREEGLTGRELKDAGDAAAHELLMALVAEHRPADAVLSEEGKDDKVRLGADRVWIIDPLDGTREFSEPPRDDWAVHVALWERGPADLTAGAVAQPGLGETFTTGSAAPVVPPRTPGRPRIAVSRSRPPEFVTVLAHEIDAELVPMGSAGVKVMSVVRDLTDAYVHAGGQYEWDSAAPVAVARAAGLFTSRIDGRPLEYNQDDVYLPDLIVCRPELADQIVDFVRRHGVTSAG; translated from the coding sequence GTGACCTTCGAGCCTGGTACGCCGCCCGACGCCGCCGCCCACGACGACCACGTGCTCGCCGCGTGGCTGGCCGAGGTCGCCGGCCGTCGGCTGCTCGAGGTCCGCGAGGAGGGCCTCACGGGCCGCGAGCTCAAGGACGCCGGCGACGCCGCCGCCCACGAGTTGCTGATGGCCCTGGTGGCCGAGCACCGTCCGGCCGACGCGGTGCTGTCCGAGGAGGGCAAGGACGACAAGGTCCGGCTCGGCGCGGACCGGGTCTGGATCATCGACCCGCTCGACGGCACCCGCGAGTTCTCCGAGCCGCCGCGCGACGACTGGGCCGTGCACGTCGCGCTGTGGGAGCGGGGACCGGCCGACCTCACCGCCGGGGCGGTCGCGCAGCCGGGCCTGGGGGAGACCTTCACGACCGGATCCGCCGCCCCCGTCGTACCCCCGCGCACGCCGGGGCGGCCCCGGATCGCGGTCTCGCGCAGCCGCCCGCCGGAGTTCGTCACCGTGCTCGCCCACGAGATCGACGCGGAGCTGGTGCCGATGGGCTCGGCCGGCGTCAAGGTGATGTCGGTGGTCCGCGACCTGACCGACGCCTACGTGCACGCCGGCGGCCAGTACGAGTGGGACTCCGCCGCGCCCGTCGCCGTCGCCCGCGCTGCCGGGCTGTTCACCTCGCGCATCGACGGGCGCCCGCTGGAGTACAACCAGGACGACGTCTACCTGCCCGACCTGATCGTGTGCCGCCCGGAGCTCGCCGACCAGATCGTCGACTTCGTACGCCGCCACGGCGTCACCTCGGCGGGATGA
- a CDS encoding HAD-IA family hydrolase, translating to MTAPEIRHVLLDADEVLQHTPVSLEAAAGQLAERVSPELRADLWALEWPALRGEIDFFAESAAIARRHGAELDPAELFTQAWRSIVVDPDSTALVARLRVAGYGVHLGTNQEHHRARFMRADLGFDDGRFDVAVYSCDIGLAKPDPAYFDKAVAMIGAEPGSVLFVDDRQENVDGARSAGLVAERWELADGHAVLRELLAGHGVLVHG from the coding sequence ATGACCGCACCCGAGATCCGGCACGTCCTGCTGGACGCCGACGAGGTCCTCCAGCACACCCCGGTGAGCCTGGAGGCCGCCGCGGGGCAGCTTGCCGAGCGGGTCTCCCCGGAGCTCCGTGCCGACCTGTGGGCGCTGGAGTGGCCGGCACTGCGCGGTGAGATCGACTTCTTCGCGGAGTCCGCCGCCATCGCCCGGCGGCACGGGGCCGAGCTGGACCCCGCCGAGCTGTTCACGCAGGCGTGGCGCTCGATCGTCGTCGACCCCGACTCGACGGCGCTGGTGGCGCGGCTCCGAGTGGCCGGGTACGGCGTGCACCTCGGCACCAACCAGGAGCACCACCGGGCCCGGTTCATGCGCGCCGACCTCGGCTTCGACGACGGCCGCTTCGACGTCGCCGTCTACTCCTGCGACATCGGGCTCGCGAAGCCGGACCCGGCGTACTTCGACAAGGCGGTCGCGATGATCGGCGCCGAGCCCGGGTCCGTGCTCTTCGTCGACGACCGACAGGAGAACGTCGACGGCGCTCGCTCCGCGGGCCTGGTCGCCGAGCGCTGGGAGCTCGCCGACGGGCACGCGGTCCTGCGCGAGCTGCTCGCCGGCCACGGGGTGCTCGTTCACGGCTGA
- a CDS encoding VOC family protein, whose protein sequence is MTAFISHTTIDCHNAYELSEWWKPVLGYVDLDGDPNLPGHDECMIRDPETGHRLLFIEVPDDKAVKNRLHLDLASRDASRDAEVEVLVAHGATVLADHRGIGGPGTGWVTFADPEGNEFCLVRSEAERAAGTPSVHP, encoded by the coding sequence ATGACGGCCTTCATCTCGCACACGACCATCGACTGCCACAACGCCTACGAGCTGTCGGAGTGGTGGAAGCCGGTCCTCGGCTACGTCGACCTCGACGGTGACCCGAACCTGCCGGGCCACGACGAGTGCATGATCCGCGACCCCGAGACCGGTCACCGGCTGCTGTTCATCGAGGTGCCCGACGACAAGGCCGTCAAGAACCGGCTGCACCTCGACCTCGCCTCCCGGGACGCGAGCCGGGACGCGGAGGTGGAGGTGCTCGTCGCGCACGGTGCGACGGTGCTCGCCGACCACCGGGGGATCGGCGGCCCGGGCACCGGCTGGGTGACGTTCGCCGACCCCGAGGGCAACGAGTTCTGCCTCGTCCGGTCCGAGGCGGAGAGAGCCGCGGGAACACCCTCCGTTCACCCCTGA
- the pstC gene encoding phosphate ABC transporter permease subunit PstC, producing the protein MTTTPALDALGDVDAVRPRKISRKATGADAVFEWSARAVGASVLVITGGVGLFLGWQGYPTLQRYGFSFFTESQWLPDEDRIGIAGVLTGTFAVAVVAMVIAFPLALTTALYISEYAPPKLRGVLVSMVDLMAAVPSIVYGLWGFFLIMPYAARMARWLESNLGWIPIFQVRGADPDAAYWDVSRYYSSALCAGIAVSMMVMPMACAVMRQVFSQTPPGEKEAALALGATRWGMIRSVVLPFGRGGIIGGTMLALGRALGETIAVALILSVAFEVKFNILEVGHSTISSLIANRFGEASAGQLSALLAAGFVLFVITLIVNTLAALIVNRSRSGAGTDA; encoded by the coding sequence GTGACCACCACTCCCGCGTTGGACGCCCTCGGCGACGTCGACGCCGTCCGTCCACGGAAGATCTCCCGCAAGGCCACCGGAGCCGACGCGGTGTTCGAGTGGTCCGCCCGCGCCGTCGGCGCCTCCGTCCTGGTGATCACCGGCGGGGTCGGGCTGTTCCTCGGCTGGCAGGGCTACCCGACGCTGCAGCGCTACGGCTTCAGCTTCTTCACCGAGTCGCAGTGGCTGCCCGACGAGGACCGGATCGGCATCGCCGGCGTCCTCACCGGCACCTTCGCGGTCGCCGTGGTCGCCATGGTGATCGCCTTTCCGCTGGCCCTGACGACGGCGCTGTACATCAGCGAGTACGCCCCGCCGAAGCTGCGCGGCGTACTGGTGTCGATGGTCGACCTGATGGCCGCTGTGCCGTCGATCGTCTACGGCCTGTGGGGCTTCTTCCTCATCATGCCGTACGCCGCCCGGATGGCTCGGTGGCTGGAGAGCAACCTCGGGTGGATCCCGATCTTCCAGGTCCGCGGTGCCGACCCGGACGCGGCGTACTGGGACGTCTCGCGCTACTACTCGAGCGCCCTGTGCGCCGGCATCGCCGTCTCGATGATGGTGATGCCGATGGCCTGCGCCGTGATGCGCCAGGTGTTCTCGCAGACGCCGCCCGGCGAGAAGGAGGCGGCCCTCGCGCTCGGCGCGACCCGCTGGGGCATGATCCGCAGCGTCGTGCTGCCCTTCGGTCGCGGCGGCATCATCGGCGGGACGATGCTGGCCCTCGGCCGGGCCCTCGGCGAGACCATCGCGGTCGCCCTCATCCTGTCCGTCGCCTTCGAGGTGAAGTTCAACATCCTCGAGGTCGGCCACTCCACGATCAGCTCGCTGATCGCCAACCGCTTCGGTGAGGCGAGCGCCGGGCAGCTCTCGGCACTGCTCGCCGCCGGCTTCGTGCTCTTCGTGATCACCCTGATCGTCAACACCCTCGCCGCCCTGATCGTGAACCGCAGCCGCTCGGGCGCCGGGACGGACGCCTGA
- the pstA gene encoding phosphate ABC transporter permease PstA, with translation MTTVQQVGTTYVPILDDDAAPAVPRGSLGRLSPEERFVAWGTWAAAFGLAWVMTQEILPLAGIPWFLIFFFACGLVMSGVTAAMQGRSVEVSDRVVGAVIVGGAVLVGAALVSTIGYIFYRGWEPLTHANFYLKDMSGVGPSDSFDKGGVLHALVGTVIELAIAVAITLPLGIGTAVFMTEVGGKFATVVRTVVEAMTALPSIVAGLFIYSVFIVALGYPRSGLAAGLALGVMMLPIIARAADVVLRVVPGGLREASLALGAGKWKTVWHVVLPTARSGLATALILGIARGAGETSPVLLTSGAAAFLVADPTDGVMNSLPLFIYTNVRSGQGAAEDRAFAAATVLLVLVLALFVIARLLARPRGNKPPLLSRLVPRRISGTTSTPEDRS, from the coding sequence ATGACGACCGTGCAGCAGGTCGGTACGACGTACGTCCCGATCCTCGACGACGACGCCGCGCCCGCGGTCCCGCGGGGGTCACTGGGCCGTCTCAGCCCGGAGGAGCGATTCGTCGCCTGGGGGACCTGGGCCGCAGCCTTCGGCCTGGCCTGGGTCATGACGCAGGAGATCCTGCCGCTGGCGGGCATCCCGTGGTTCCTGATCTTCTTCTTCGCCTGCGGACTGGTCATGTCGGGCGTCACCGCCGCCATGCAGGGTCGCTCGGTCGAGGTGAGCGACCGGGTGGTCGGCGCAGTGATCGTCGGAGGGGCCGTCCTCGTCGGGGCAGCCCTGGTCAGCACGATCGGCTACATCTTCTACCGCGGCTGGGAGCCGCTGACGCATGCGAACTTCTACCTCAAGGACATGAGCGGCGTCGGTCCGTCCGACTCCTTCGACAAGGGTGGGGTGCTGCACGCGCTGGTCGGCACGGTCATCGAGCTGGCGATCGCGGTGGCGATCACCCTGCCGCTCGGCATCGGCACGGCGGTCTTCATGACCGAGGTCGGCGGCAAGTTCGCCACCGTGGTGCGCACGGTGGTCGAGGCGATGACCGCGCTGCCCTCGATCGTCGCCGGCCTGTTCATCTACAGCGTCTTCATCGTCGCTCTCGGCTACCCGCGCTCCGGCCTCGCCGCCGGCCTGGCGCTCGGCGTGATGATGCTGCCGATCATCGCCCGCGCGGCCGACGTGGTCCTGCGCGTCGTGCCCGGCGGCTTGCGCGAGGCGAGCCTCGCGCTCGGCGCCGGAAAGTGGAAGACCGTTTGGCACGTGGTCCTCCCGACCGCGCGGTCCGGCCTGGCCACCGCGCTCATCCTCGGGATCGCCCGGGGTGCGGGGGAGACGAGCCCGGTGCTGCTGACCTCCGGCGCCGCGGCGTTCCTCGTCGCGGACCCGACCGACGGGGTCATGAACTCGCTCCCGCTGTTCATCTACACCAACGTCCGCAGCGGCCAGGGTGCCGCGGAGGACCGCGCCTTCGCGGCTGCGACCGTGCTGCTCGTCCTGGTGCTCGCCCTGTTCGTCATCGCGCGGCTGCTCGCCCGCCCGCGCGGCAACAAGCCGCCCTTGCTCTCCCGTCTCGTCCCGCGCCGGATCTCCGGCACCACGTCCACTCCGGAGGACCGCTCGTGA
- a CDS encoding substrate-binding domain-containing protein, with product MKRLSALGRSLVAVLLSFGFVLSVPGSASGVVYAQIEGTGSTWSSLIVDQWIADVSANGMKVVYTGGGSSKGRKDFSLKSTDFAISEIPYQGTDEQGNADTSAGREYAYLPIVAGGTAFTYQLKIGNKRVDNLRLSGDTLTKIFTNKITSWDDPAIAKDNNGRSFPKLPITPVVRSDGSGTTAQFTTWMDKAHPADWRAFFGKAGLTSYFPRKGRAVSQSGSDQVMNYIASNAGNGTIGYVEYAYPLDKDFPVVKVLNQAGYFVEPTEFNTAVALTKAKINEDKASQLYLTQILDGVYTNPDPRAYPISSYSYMVIPTGATDTRMSTAKRQTLADFMFYSLCSGQSKAGAYGYSPLPVNLVQAGFEQLAKLKVADPAVELSNRDVKSCNNPTFDGKNLRKNLLAEKAPQPAACDKAGAGPCGTKTGTGQPSTDQPAAPADEAAPAAGGEVPAADPGAAPVEAAPAVVDPVTGESTVPVASTTGETSTEAIYANPTELSADRPGDAKAFSLLAVALLIGLVVLPGVYAGSLRRRSVSRGAK from the coding sequence GTGAAGCGCCTGTCCGCTCTCGGCCGCTCGTTGGTCGCCGTTCTGCTCTCGTTCGGCTTCGTGCTGAGCGTGCCCGGCTCCGCGTCCGGAGTCGTCTACGCACAGATCGAGGGCACCGGCTCGACCTGGTCGAGCCTGATCGTCGACCAGTGGATCGCCGACGTCAGCGCCAACGGTATGAAGGTCGTCTACACCGGCGGCGGCTCCTCCAAGGGCCGCAAGGACTTCTCGCTGAAGAGCACCGACTTCGCGATCTCCGAGATCCCCTACCAGGGCACCGATGAGCAGGGCAACGCCGACACCAGCGCCGGTCGCGAGTACGCCTACCTGCCGATCGTGGCCGGTGGCACCGCGTTCACCTACCAGCTGAAGATCGGCAACAAACGGGTCGACAACCTCCGTCTGTCGGGCGACACCCTGACCAAGATCTTCACCAACAAGATCACCAGCTGGGACGACCCCGCGATCGCCAAGGACAACAACGGCCGCTCGTTCCCCAAGCTCCCGATCACGCCGGTGGTCCGCTCGGACGGCTCCGGCACCACGGCCCAGTTCACGACCTGGATGGACAAGGCCCACCCGGCTGACTGGCGCGCCTTCTTCGGCAAGGCCGGGTTGACGTCGTACTTCCCGCGGAAGGGGCGAGCGGTCAGCCAGTCCGGATCCGACCAGGTGATGAACTACATCGCCAGCAACGCCGGCAACGGCACCATCGGGTACGTCGAGTACGCCTACCCGCTCGACAAGGACTTCCCGGTCGTCAAGGTGCTGAACCAGGCGGGCTACTTCGTTGAGCCGACCGAGTTCAACACCGCCGTGGCCCTGACCAAGGCGAAGATCAACGAGGACAAGGCGTCGCAGCTCTACCTGACCCAGATCCTGGACGGCGTCTACACGAACCCCGACCCGCGGGCCTATCCGATCTCGTCGTACTCGTACATGGTCATTCCGACCGGCGCGACCGACACCCGGATGAGCACGGCCAAGCGGCAGACGCTCGCCGACTTCATGTTCTACTCGCTGTGCTCGGGCCAGTCGAAGGCCGGCGCCTACGGCTACAGCCCACTGCCGGTCAACCTGGTGCAGGCGGGCTTCGAGCAGCTGGCCAAGCTCAAGGTGGCCGACCCGGCGGTCGAGCTGTCCAACCGCGATGTGAAGTCGTGCAACAACCCGACCTTCGACGGCAAGAACCTGCGCAAGAACCTGCTCGCCGAGAAGGCGCCGCAGCCGGCCGCCTGCGACAAGGCCGGCGCGGGCCCCTGCGGGACCAAGACCGGCACCGGCCAGCCGTCGACCGACCAGCCGGCGGCACCGGCCGACGAGGCGGCGCCCGCCGCCGGTGGCGAGGTGCCGGCCGCCGATCCGGGCGCGGCGCCCGTCGAGGCGGCGCCGGCGGTCGTGGACCCGGTCACGGGGGAGTCGACCGTCCCGGTTGCGAGCACGACCGGTGAGACCTCCACCGAGGCGATCTACGCCAACCCCACGGAGCTGTCCGCAGATCGGCCCGGGGACGCCAAGGCGTTCAGCCTGCTGGCGGTCGCTCTGCTGATCGGTCTGGTCGTGCTGCCAGGGGTGTACGCCGGGTCCCTGCGTCGCCGTTCGGTCTCGCGAGGTGCCAAGTGA